The sequence below is a genomic window from Lolium perenne isolate Kyuss_39 chromosome 7, Kyuss_2.0, whole genome shotgun sequence.
TCCACTGTGAGGgcttgaagctcttgggagggcacTGATGGAAGTCCTGTGAGTTTCACCTTTTTACCGTGATGATCAAATTCAATCCACTTGTGTTCCCAGTTGACATTCATTAGTCCTTGCTTTGCCAGCCAGTCCATGCCAAGGATGCCATCATATCCTCCCAGCGGTAACACTCTCATATCAGTTGCAAAAGTGTGACCCTGTAGCATCCATTGCATATTAGGCACCATTTTATTGCAGTACATATAGTCGCCACTTGCCACTTTGACCCGGAGTGTTTGAATGTTTGCCACTGGATATTTAAGTTTCTCAACCAGTGCCTGATCCACAAAACTATGTGAGCTGCCTGAGTCCAATAGCAACAACATCACTTGATCGCCCATCAGTGTCTTGAACTGGATTGTACCCGTTTTGGACGTGCCTGACATTGCATTAAGGGAAACATGACAGTCATAATCTTCTGCACGAGTTACCAGCATATCTAGGAGTTCATCTGAGAGAATTTCATTTCCTTGCATAGTCTTCAACTGGCCTGTTGCCGGTACTGCACATACATGGCCAGGAGCATATTTTTCTCCACATTTAAAGCACAAGTTATTGGCTCTCCGATAATCCTTCAGTTGCTTGGCCTTCCAGATTTCCCCTTTTTCAAATTTGTGAGCAGATGGATGGTTTTGGTCCCCTTCTTCCTTATGTGGTTTCTTGTGATATGGTCGTGTAAACCCCTGCTTGGATCTAGCCAGCACTGACTCCTGGATTTGTGCAAACATCGCAGCTTCAGCTACTGTATTGGGCAACTGAACTTCCACTGCAGCTCTTAACTCCTCCTTGAGCCCCAAGATGAATCGCTGAACTAGCATTAGTCCACCCATGTTTGGGTCATAGAGTTTGATCTGATATACAAGCTTTTCAAACTGCCTTTTGTATTCCTCCACAGTTCCTGTTTGCTTGAGAGTCAACAACTCTCTGATCTTATCACGTTGTGCGTTGCCCTCAAATTCCTGTACCACATCCACTGAAAACGTGGACCAGTTGTGCCATGGATTCTCTAGCTTATATGCTTGGTACCAATGAGCAGCGCTGTCTCTCATGTACATTGTGGCAGCAGAGACCTTGACCCCCTCAGCAATGTTGTATAGCAGAAAAAATGTATTGCAGGTGTCAATCCAAATTCTGACATCAGTGCCATCAAATTTTGGAAAATCCATCTTAGGAAACCACGAACGTCGTCCCTCATCTCCTCTACTGGATCCCATTCCATTTGCTTCATCGTAAACTGAAACAGTGGGGGTTGCGGGAATTGTTACCCTTGGGCCTGCGCCGCTGGCTGGAAGAGGCAGTGGTCGTGGGTGAACGCGCTCCGACGGTGCAGGGGGTGGTCTATCCTGTGGCATCCCCGGTTGACGTGCTGGTGGCGGCCCGAGAATGGCGTTGACGTCCCTCTCCGGTATGACCAACGGCGTCACTCCTGCCCCGCTCAACGAACTGGTAACGCGATTCTGGTCCTCCTGGACCTTGCCGAGCGTCTCCATGGTCAGATTCACCTTGACCTGCATCTGCTCCAGGGCCTGAGCgtgcttgcccatcttcagatccatcTCCGCGAGTTGAGTCTGCAACTTTTCCACAGCCTCAAACTTCGAATCCATGACGTCGAAGCGTTGCTTCATCATCTCCCTGAGTTCCTCCATCTTCTCGAGTACAAAGCGAGTCTGCGCCGCCGGTTTCGAAACCTGAGGCGCCGTCGCAGCTTCCTCTGCTTGTTCCACACGCCAATCTCGGATTTACAGCGGATCCCCAAGGAAATCCACAACCGATTGGTCGATGTTACTGGATCAAGTCGAGTTGTGAAGCGCGCCCGGGCGTcgtcggctctgataccaagatgttATGTCCTGCCCGGCGGTGTGATCGCCGCCGGTAGGGTTCCGGTGAGAGAAGGGAGATCTGGGGAGGAGAGAACTTGGAAAGGAAGGAAGACACAGTATATTCATTTAATTCTCGATAACCCGATCCTTACAGCACACAGGCTTATAACACGCCTGGCCCAACACACACACCCAGCGACACGTGGCTCTATCCTAGCCACAGCTACACTTCTCCTCAGCCGTCCGATAACTGCATCGATCCCCTATCAGTCACTTGCTCCTGACGCCTCAGCAGTCGTAAcaatttttaaaaaaaaagtcAACAGAGAAAGCCCAAAGGAAATATGTTCAAATTTCCTTTATGTCCCATTACTTCTGACACGTTGTACACCAGATCTTTTGCAAAACTTCCGGAAAGAATGAAAACTGCACAGTAGTGATTCTAAGTTTCAGACATGAACGGTCAAGAACATAGAATGCAAGGACGATAAGGATACAGGGAAACAATTATTGCTTGAAAATACTCAATGGAGATAAAGGATTGGTCAATCAACTACAGACACTAATGCTGATGCATCAGAAACTTAGGCCCAGCTCTTACTGGGACGCAGCTGCAGAAATCGGAACTCATGTTGTACCAAGCTGAAAACAATACAAGTCCCACCAAATCCTAGGAGGCGTCCAAATGGTGAATTGTCAGAGTCAACAAAAATCCAAGCAACTGGCCAGGATCAACAGGTCAAAGGAAGGGAAGAAATAAATGAAATGGTCAACAGAGAAAGCCCAAATAAAATAGGTCCAAATGGTTGATGATGgaaatgattttttttaaatgtCTCATTACTTTTATATGTACTAACCAGAATGTTTGCATAACTTTACAGAAATAATGAAAATTAAACAATAAAGATTCTGCCAGAAAATGCAAGGAGGATAAGGAAACGGGAAAACAATTATCGCCTCAAAATGCTCATTCAGGTCATATTAGGCAGTGATGGTCAATCAAGTTAATGACAGCTTAGACATAAAGATGACATATTGGTCAAATTAATGGATCTGTCAAAGAGCAAAGTGGCAACAGACAAGTTAGCCAACAGTAGAAGCAACGTGCTCCACTTCATAGTTAGATGACTTCCAAACTGCTAGCACCTAAGTGGTACAGTATTTCATCCATCTGACCCTTCAAATAATCAGCTCAGAGAGTATCTATCCTTTCTATCATACAACACATTTTGCCACTAAAAACAGCACGACACTGAAGGATATATACATGTAAAGGGAAATAGGCATTGAACTGTCAGCAGTCCCATAGCAGCAGATGTACTGAATGGCAAACATAATCATACTTTTCTACATGGAGAGATCAACCGTGGTAAACTAGTTTTCTTGTTGCAAATCAGAGCAAAGGACCAAAGCAGTTGACAGAGTGCAAGTAGATGGACCAAACCAAAACAGGTAGTGAATTAACATAAATGATTGCACATCATTCAGAACATACTTGCTAGAGCATATTCGCTAAATCGACAGATAACTTGACCCAGGAATGCATCTAAGACCAACATTTCACAGCTACACATGCATGGCCAACATGACATTAACAGTTTCTAGCAATAAGCTAAAGAGTTGCCAGTGCAGATTGCTTGATGATTTCTCGGAGCATAGGGATCTAGATAAGCACATTACATTTTTTTTGGTAGAACTGGTCCTTTTGTTGGCAAAAGAATTCAGCATGTAGCATTGTAGCTTTTACTTGTCCTCTAACGAAAGCTTATGCGAGCACGGCTCCTCTTCTCCCAAGCATCTGTTAATGGACAGGGAGAACTTCTTTTCAAAAGCTGGTACCCTTGGCTTGCCACCACAGCATCGATTCTGTTGGAAGAATCTATAAAATCGACGCAAGCTTCTTTAAGCTTCTGGCAGTTGTACTTATCAGCCAGCCACAGCACACCAGCCACATTCTCCACATCAAGGTCCGTGCACAAAATGCGTGCACACATAAGCTTCAACCTCTCTAAATCATACTGATCCGCAGCTGCAAGTAGACTCTGGAGCACAGCATTATTTTCATCTCTATCGAGATCATCCATCTTAGGCAAGGAATCAGTGTAAATGAAATGGAGCAGAGCCTTGAAAACTGTCGGTTCCATGCGATTGATGGTTATGTGGCTCTTCTTCTTCATGGGTTCACTGAGCTGCTTCTGGAAGACCGATGACCTTGCAGCAAGCACTGCCCTGTGTGCAGCAAATGTTTCTTGTTCAACTTTGAAGGTCACATCTGTTGTAGACGTGTCCTCCAACATCTTCCCAAAATGCTGTAGCGCGTTAGGCGGAGGCACATGAACTTCACATAAGGCTTTGGTTTCAGACACCCTTAATTCGCCTAAAACAGTGATGACACATTCAATCACAAGGCAGTTATCTCGGACATACACTGAATCCTCCAATGCCTCCCTTCTTATAAACCTCTCTTTTCCCCATGTAGCCTCTTCAAAACTGTCAGCCTTGAACCGAATCGGATCCTCATCCTCTCTGAAGAATGAACACCACGACTTGGGCTCTCCGGTGACTTGATTGATCAGCCTCAGGTCAACGAGCGCCGTCGCCCCATCATACTTGCTCATAAACTCAACGAAAACCGATATGAATCCCTCGCTGTCATCCCCGTAACCATGCGGGTAGTATAAGATAGCCCAGTCAAATCCCCCAACCCTGAATGTGCTGGAACGGATGAAACCATCGGCGTTAACGTCCGCACCAACATTCCCGTAGCTGTACTGGCAGATCTTGAATCGGTGCGCGCCTCGCACCATCTGCGTTGTGCAGGACGATATGGTGGTCGCCGCCATCACTCTCTGCAACATTTGCACATGCATGTATGTCAATATATCTATCTACAAGAGTCAATTGCACATTCGACTATTTCAACCGAACTCAAAAGGTTCCATACAAAAAAAAATGCAATGCCCGATTCAGAGCTCTAGATGGAATCAAGAAAGAACTCGCATTTCATCCAATCACCCAACAAACCCCAATTCATGTTCTAAGTGGAACCTAGAAAGGGTACGCATCTGATCCAATAGTCCCCAATAGATCAAACACAAGATGGTGGATTTCGGATTGAAGCAACCAAGACGAACAACTCGTGGCCTGCCTATGTTGTTCTTTCTTCTTGTTATTTCAAGCAATGCTGCCTGGATTAGGCTGGCAGCAGGGGAAATTAACTAGGGGGGTGGGCGCGGAGGCGCCGTCGAGCTGCCCATAGCCTCCTTACCTTCAGtgttgccggcggcggagaggcgAAGCTACAGAGTGTTTCGTAGgagggattagggttttgagagatGTGGAGCGGACGAGGGTGAAAGGGGAGAGGTGTGGCGGCTGTTCTTGTTCCTTCTGTTCTTCGCTATTGACTATTGAGTCGAGAATGGTAAAATGGCATTCCCGTCCcggataaaaataaaaataacccAATCAGATACTGTGGGTCAACAATTGATTACCCACTATCATATATATTCCTATTTAATTTGGTAAAATAAATAAACTACTCTCCGGTCTAAAATATTTATATAAAAGTACATGTAATTATTTTATACGTGTTTCACTATGTTGATTCGCTCATTTTAGACGAGTATTTAGCTGAATAAAAATTTGGCTCCTCTAGCGCCTTACCATATTATTTATCTTATATTTTTCTTGGATTCGGATCAGAGCGAATTTTGACCGATTTTGGATTCGAATGCGGATATAACGGGCATAGGATTCGAATCGGAAATGGGACGGACTCGAATCGGAAACAAAATAGTCGAATATATGTTCTCATCAGTACATAGTCACAATTCTTCCGAATCTTAAGAGGGATTTAAACTTTCAGTCTTGTGTAGTTAAGAAAAAAAGATACAATACACTAAAACTCAAGCATTGGCTGAAATTTAGAACTAAACATCATCGCCAAATGAATTCGGTAACTCAATAGCTACTAACCTTGTGAGATTGGCTTGGCCTTGGCATCGGACTAAAAAAATCGAATTATCCAATTTAAAACCTTCGAGTTATCCTAATTAAATTTCGGATAATTCATATCCGCATTGCTATTTGCTATACCATATCTTATATCGTATTCGGAGCACTACTTGAAATCAGATATCCTTATCCATCGGGATTTTTCAAATCGAATATGGATGCCTTAAAATGATGGCGATTTTCACAAAAATAACCTATTGGTTTCGGGACCGATTTCGGCGCGAAAATTATGCTATCCATTTACATCCCTATTTTAAAGTAGGGACCAATATGTAAAATGCAAATACAGCCCAAAAAAGAACTGGGGCGGGGGAAGCACCCAACCATTCTCCCCAGTCCCCGCACCGGCGCACCGgccgcctcttcttcttcttcacttctccAAAACCCTAACCCCCGGCCAGAGATTCAGCCAAAGAACGCACTCTCGCTTCGCCTAATCCGCCGGCGAAACCTGACGCTCCGGGAGAGACGGACGGAACGAGGGCGCCCCCAGAGGTATGTCTGCTCTCGCCACCTTGTACATTCGTCGTTTATCGCTGCTATCTGACCCTCGCCCTAGGAATGAAAGAAGAAGGTAGACTGGTGTATTGTGATGTGCCTATGTTGCTTCAATCCGAAGTCCACCGACTTATCTTGCAGAATCGTGAACGATTGGGTCAAATGCATGTCCTTTATTGATTCCAGTTATTAGAATATGAATTTGGGGTTTGTTCGGTGACTCGGCCAGATTTGGGTCCTTTTGGTCCTTTCATGATTAATAGGATCTGTATTTTCTTGTTTGTATGGATCCATTCCATCCAAGAGATAAATGCGTGACTGATTTCCTGTACATGTACTAACTCAGATACCTGTGCAAATGTTGCAGGGGCACCCCAAGCAAAGAGCAATGACATCAACCACGGAATCTTCATGCACAACCCAGACGGTGCAAGGCACACACCGGTTCCAGATCTGCCAGTTCAGCTACGGGAATGTTGGTGACAATGACTACATCCGCTCCGGCACCTTCAGTGTGGGGGGATTCGACTGGGTTATCGTGTACTGCCCagatggcgatggtgtcgatggtGAAGAATACATATCGGTTTATCTGGAGTTGATGAGCAAGTATGCGGAGGCTTCGGCGCTCGTGGACCTGAGACTGATCAACCAGGTCACTGGACAGGCGTGCACGATATGTGCGGAGAATGAGGTGCCAAACCAGTTCAGGTCTAGCAGCTTCGAAGAGGCTACCTGGGGGCGGGAAAAATTTATCAGCAAGCGTGCTTTGAAAGATTCAGTGTATCTTAAAGATAACTGCCTTGTTATTGAATGCGTCGTTACTGTGGTAAATGAACTTAGGGTGTCTGGAAACAAAGCATTCTATGAAATTGAAGTCCCTCCCCCAAATGCACTAGAGCATTTTGGCAAGATGCTCAAGGATGCGTCCAGGGCAGATGTGACCTTCAAGGTTCGAGGAGAAACGTTTCCTGCCCACAGGGCAGTGCTTTCTGCCCGGTCGCCGGTTTTCAAAGAGCAGCTCAGTGAACCCATGAAGGAGAACAAGATGCAGCATGTAACTGTCGATCGCATGGAACCGGCGGTTTTCGAGGCTCTGCTCCATTTTGTTTACACCGATTCCTTGCCTACAATGGATGATCTTGACAGAGATGAAAAAGATGCAGTGGTCCAGCATCTACTTGTAGCTGCGGTTCAGTATGGTCTAGAGAGGCTGAAGCTCATGTGTGAACGCATCTTGTGTATGAGCCTTGATGTCAAGAATGTGGCTGTTATACTGCGTCTAGCTGATCGACATAACTGCTGGAAACTCAAAGAAGCTTGCGTCGATTTTTTGGTTCCTTCGGAGAGAGTCGATGCTGTGATGAAAACCCATGACTATGAGACTATGAAGTTGTTTTCTCCTTCTCCATTAGCAGATGTGTGGGAGAAGAGTCGTCGCTCCCGCAGAAGTTCCCCTTAGGTAACATGCAAAAGCTTTTCAGGCAAAGCAAGTACAGTCAGCAGACTTGGGCTGAGTACTTCTGTCAACAGAGTCACTGTAGGTCTTTATTGAGTCTAGTTATCTGTTAATGTAGTGGATATGTGCCTGCAAGTATCTTATGAATGATGTGTGATCATCGGTGTTTGTTGCTTCTGTTAGTTATGCCTATCCACTCTATCTTGTCTTGAGTTACTTCGGTGTTGCAAATTCCTTCAGTGTTGGGATGTTTTTTGCGGAATCCTTTTGCTTGATTAAAGGATGGATGATGTCAACTTGCACTAAGGTCGCAGACTGCTAGCAGTTTTGATTTTTAGTCATTGAACTGGCAATTCAAGCATGTTGTTGCTATTTCTCATTACTACCGTTAGGTTTGGTGTGGTGTCCTTGCGGTGTGGAGAATTCATACCTGCTCCCTTAATCCAGAGATGCACTACAAATTTTGGTAGAACATCAGCTGTTTGACTTTCATGCCATCCAagttgtcatatttgtgcatataCTCAATGTGTATCTATTGCTTTCCACTTAGATGTTTGGATGAGAAATAAGGTTGCAAACTTGTTCCTATGTGAAATCACTTTTAGGATACGGTGTGAGAGCGTTAAAGTGGTGTGGAGAAAAATATATACCATGATAGAAAAACCAGGGAAACAATCATAAACTCTTCAATGGAGTACACGGAGCAATTCTTCTACTCCCGTCTCAACATAGTGAACTGACCAGAAAGTCCGCTACTGACAAGCAAGTTAAAACTCTCTTTAGTTACGACAAGAAAAATTACAAAGTTATATCTAGGAACCGAGAAATATTTGGGAACTGGAGTAGCAGAGGACACAAACTGTCACTCCACACTGAAGAAAGTACTAGATGACTCTGAATGACCCTTGTCGGCCATATGAATGTCAAGAGGTCGATAACTACTGACAAATGGTTGGGTTTCTTCATCGTTTTCTTCAATAATTTTACAAGAGGTCAACCTTTTTTTTCGCAGGTATTGTAATGTACTCTCCACTTGCTTCATAGTAGGCCTTTCTTCTCCCTGGAGACGCAGACACATCTCGGCAAGAGAGGCAATGGTATTGATTTCATCCTCATTTGCTTCTTCAAGAACTTGAGTTGCCACCACCTCTCTTACTGGTCTCACTTTGATCTCTGAAATGAAGTAAATGGACAAGTTCTGATAGTATTCTCCACCTGCATTGCTTAAGAAAACAGGCTCCTTTCTTGTAAGCAACTCTA
It includes:
- the LOC139833825 gene encoding uncharacterized protein; the encoded protein is MEELREMMKQRFDVMDSKFEAVEKLQTQLAEMDLKMGKHAQALEQMQVKVNLTMETLGKVQEDQNRVTSSLSGAGVTPLVIPERDVNAILGPPPARQPGMPQDRPPPAPSERVHPRPLPLPASGAGPRVTIPATPTVSVYDEANGMGSSRGDEGRRSWFPKMDFPKFDGTDVRIWIDTCNTFFLLYNIAEGVKVSAATMYMRDSAAHWYQAYKLENPWHNWSTFSVDVVQEFEGNAQRDKIRELLTLKQTGTVEEYKRQFEKLVYQIKLYDPNMGGLMLVQRFILGLKEELRAAVEVQLPNTVAEAAMFAQIQESVLARSKQGFTRPYHKKPHKEEGDQNHPSAHKFEKGEIWKAKQLKDYRRANNLCFKCGEKYAPGHVCAVPATGQLKTMQGNEILSDELLDMLVTRAEDYDCHVSLNAMSGTSKTGTIQFKTLMGDQVMLLLLDSGSSHSFVDQALVEKLKYPVANIQTLRVKVASGDYMYCNKMVPNMQWMLQGHTFATDMRVLPLGGYDGILGMDWLAKQGLMNVNWEHKWIEFDHHGKKVKLTGLPSVPSQELQALTVEQLYKAVKGNDVWAVAEISWIDGEAQITTEIPAEVHALLQQFSDIFQEPHELPPHRAFDHAIHLLPGTQPVNCRPYRYSPLQKDEIERQVKKMLLDGTIIPSISPYASPVLLVKKKDGTWRFCIDYRRLNAATIKSKFPIPIVDELLDELAGTKIFSKLDLRSGYHQIRMLPADELKTAFKTHNGQYQFRVMPFGLTNAPATFQCVMNSLFAPFVRKFVLVFMDDILVYSKSLEEHLQHLHQVFQVLKDNKLYAKLSKCSFAQAQLEYLGHIISDKGVATDPTKTQAMLQWPVPVNVTELRGFLGLTGYYRKFVKGYGVLAKPLTLLLQKQGFCWNAEAQQAFDSLKQAMSSTPVLALPDFTKSFWIETDACDTGIGAVLV
- the LOC127314405 gene encoding BTB/POZ and MATH domain-containing protein 1, coding for MAATTISSCTTQMVRGAHRFKICQYSYGNVGADVNADGFIRSSTFRVGGFDWAILYYPHGYGDDSEGFISVFVEFMSKYDGATALVDLRLINQVTGEPKSWCSFFREDEDPIRFKADSFEEATWGKERFIRREALEDSVYVRDNCLVIECVITVLGELRVSETKALCEVHVPPPNALQHFGKMLEDTSTTDVTFKVEQETFAAHRAVLAARSSVFQKQLSEPMKKKSHITINRMEPTVFKALLHFIYTDSLPKMDDLDRDENNAVLQSLLAAADQYDLERLKLMCARILCTDLDVENVAGVLWLADKYNCQKLKEACVDFIDSSNRIDAVVASQGYQLLKRSSPCPLTDAWEKRSRARISFR
- the LOC127314406 gene encoding BTB/POZ and MATH domain-containing protein 2; protein product: MTSTTESSCTTQTVQGTHRFQICQFSYGNVGDNDYIRSGTFSVGGFDWVIVYCPDGDGVDGEEYISVYLELMSKYAEASALVDLRLINQVTGQACTICAENEVPNQFRSSSFEEATWGREKFISKRALKDSVYLKDNCLVIECVVTVVNELRVSGNKAFYEIEVPPPNALEHFGKMLKDASRADVTFKVRGETFPAHRAVLSARSPVFKEQLSEPMKENKMQHVTVDRMEPAVFEALLHFVYTDSLPTMDDLDRDEKDAVVQHLLVAAVQYGLERLKLMCERILCMSLDVKNVAVILRLADRHNCWKLKEACVDFLVPSERVDAVMKTHDYETMKLFSPSPLADVWEKSRRSRRSSP